From the genome of Parasteatoda tepidariorum isolate YZ-2023 chromosome X1, CAS_Ptep_4.0, whole genome shotgun sequence, one region includes:
- the LOC107443690 gene encoding serine-rich adhesin for platelets-like, which yields MANAKERNGEKDSSAETSSGSKGTAATGTVRPNWNVMAVRGKVTDKCLWSACKAMTVGFLCIIIGAVMATLGFYTDHLSKVEETKGNTTVWVKNEAKDSNLGFLTYLGPVVMGIGGFTIVAACVMTFEARDTAAKIVPIWFKRTRIHVVSGGSGSTPSGRSSKASWERFLSQQRSSEDTADTRTAVTQALVNFSKYLQNSVDTNKIALNQATTKNSQNIGLRKCPSEPSLAKLQRDPHGNNFPEAITLLEASTPQPSQRTTYGGGLKTITGASKPQLLSVAPDTYRQAVSMDCPRSSRIHGENDENESVESATKSNLQPSDINRLQTLTFQTSCATSSSGSMSVDIYLPQGAVTLKVHDEMKNQKRSPLKPEYSDDSRCTKFSQHSDMHSFGDDELFLSTDLDDSVFTNQELSSTPQIVLDSLESKGNDQSNQSYSDNHSISSKDKTTVEMWASKCHTSFSNTENKSESMEVQTPGTCSVYSNFSTNFSFDCSEKDSPGLSIESVISNPFSSRITSQFSPTQTDMSLVNISSLNSMGSSQDINSPLVFCGSPSTSDAFDYSQETIAKEKKAQESMSAMKSHGGMKYENTKRKVHSVSESVRKHVSITLEPDQVEKGPKSSPRKHSSLESAQIQTRSQTRASGSPKRHQHSLESCNVKIPEDTLFASTQRFLSPKPSSPTLPSPAAFSPRKTRSESLPERRAPSIKRFPLLRQGALDSFAEEGGSTHRLDRSQTQISPKDP from the coding sequence atggcaaatgcAAAAGAAAGAAACGGAGAAAAAGATTCCAGTGCTGAAACTTCATCCGGAAGCAAAGGTACTGCTGCTACTGGAACAGTACGTCCTAACTGGAATGTCATGGCGGTAAGAGGAAAAGTTACAGACAAATGTCTATGGTCTGCTTGCAAAGCTATGACTGTAGGATTTCTTTGTATAATCATTGGGGCTGTTATGGCTACTTTAGGTTTTTATACCGATCATTTATCAAAAGTAGAAGAGACAAAAGGTAACACAACTGTATGGGTAAAAAATGAAGCTAAAGATTCTAACTTAGGGTTTCTCACATACTTAGGACCAGTTGTAATGGGAATAGGTGGATTTACAATAGTGGCCGCTTGCGTTATGACATTTGAAGCTCGGGATACAGCAGCCAAAATCGTTCCAATATGGTTCAAACGCACAAGAATCCATGTAGTTTCTGGCGGAAGTGGAAGTACTCCTTCTGGTAGATCCAGCAAAGCTTCATGGGAAAGATTTCTTTCACAACAAAGAAGCAGTGAAGATACAGCAGATACTCGAACAGCGGTAACTCAAGCTTTAGTGAATTTCAGCAAATATCTGCAAAACAGTGTTGATACAAACAAAATTGCCTTGAATCAAGCAACTACGAAAAATTCTCAAAACATTGGGTTAAGAAAATGTCCCTCTGAACCCAGTTTAGCTAAACTGCAACGAGATCCTCATGGTAATAATTTTCCAGAAGCTATAACGTTATTAGAAGCAAGCACACCCCAGCCCTCGCAACGCACCACTTACGGAGGTGGTCTTAAAACTATTACTGGAGCTTCAAAGCCACAATTACTCTCCGTGGCGCCTGATACATATCGACAAGCTGTATCAATGGACTGTCCGAGATCCTCAAGAATACATGGTGAAAACGATGAAAATGAATCGGTGGAATCAGCAACAAAATCTAACCTCCAGCCATCGGATATAAATAGGTTACAAACATTGACTTTCCAAACGTCATGTGCTACTAGCTCAAGTGGTTCTATGTCAGTAGATATTTATCTCCCCCAAGGAGCTGTCACTCTAAAAGTGcatgatgaaatgaaaaatcaaaaaagatcTCCTCTTAAACCAGAGTACTCTGATGATAGCAGGTGTACCAAATTCAGTCAACACAGTGATATGCATTCGTTTGGGGACgatgaactttttttatcaaCTGATTTAGATGACAGTGTCTTCACTAATCAAGAACTTTCTTCAACCCCACAAATAGTTCTTGATTCTTTGGAATCAAAAGGTAATGATCAATCAAATCAGAGTTATTCAGACAATCATTCAATTTCTAGCAAAGATAAAACCACTGTTGAAATGTGGGCATCAAAATGTCACACTTCATTTagtaatactgaaaataaatcagaatCCATGGAAGTTCAAACACCAGGCACCTGTTCAGTCTACTccaatttttctacaaatttttcttttgactgTTCAGAAAAGGACTCTCCAGGTCTTAGTATAGAATCAGTGATTTCAAATCCCTTTTCATCTCGCATAACGAGTCAATTTTCTCCAACGCAAACTGATATGAGTTTAGTAAATATCAGTTCTCTAAATTCTATGGGATCTTCACAAGATATCAATTCACCACTCGTATTTTGCGGAAGCCCTTCTACCTCTGATGCCTTTGATTACAGTCAGGAAACAATCGCAAAAGAGAAAAAGGCTCAGGAAAGTATGAGTGCTATGAAATCTCATGGTGGAATGAAGTATGAAAATACAAAACGTAAAGTTCACTCAGTCTCTGAGTCAGTTCGAAAACACGTATCGATTACTTTAGAACCAGATCAAGTTGAAAAAGGACCGAAAAGTAGCCCAAGAAAACACAGTTCTTTGGAATCAGCTCAAATACAAACAAGATCCCAAACTAGAGCTTCTGGAAGTCCAAAAAGACATCAACATTCCTTAGAAAGCTGTAACGTAAAAATTCCTGAGGATACATTATTTGCGTCAACTCAACGATTTCTTAGCCCCAAGCCCTCATCTCCAACTTTACCATCACCAGCAGCTTTTTCTCCAAGGAAAACTAGATCTGAAAGTCTGCCAGAAAGAAGAGCACCTTCCATCAAAAGATTTCCTCTTCTTCGACAAGGTGCTTTAGATTCATTTGCTGAAGAAGGGGGATCAACGCATAGACTAGATCGCTCTCAAACTCAAATTTCCCCGAAGGATccataa